In a single window of the Balaenoptera acutorostrata chromosome 3, mBalAcu1.1, whole genome shotgun sequence genome:
- the LOC103009722 gene encoding LOW QUALITY PROTEIN: ubiquitin-associated protein 1-like (The sequence of the model RefSeq protein was modified relative to this genomic sequence to represent the inferred CDS: inserted 1 base in 1 codon), producing the protein MASKKLGADFHGTFSYLDDVPXKIGDKFKTPAKVGLPIGFSLPDCLWVVREVQNGFSLKKKTIEWAEDIKKIQEAQWEAERKAEEAEAKVNSKSGPEGDSKMSFSKTHSTATMPPPINPILASLQHNSILTPTRVSSSVTRQKVLSPPHTKADFNPADFECEEDPFDNLELKTIDEKEELRNIRVRTSGPIMAQLLDSNLPRGGSGSVLQDEEVLASLDFKPLNKPNGFITLPQLGNCEKMSLSSKVSLPPIPAVSNIKSLSFPKLDSDDSSQKTAKMASTFHSTSCLCSGTFRNSLKPSTQSSASELNGHHTLGLSALNLDSGTEVPTLTHSQMPSLSVLSVCTEESSPPNTCPKVTPPNSSMSQVPNTPSCPQAYSELQTLSPSERQCVETVINMGYSYECVLKAMKKKGENIEQILDYLFAHGQLCEKGFDSLLVEEALEMQQCSEEKMMEFLQLMSKFKEMGFELKDIKEVLLLHNNDQDTALEDLMARAGAS; encoded by the exons ATGGCTTCTAAGAAGTTGGGTGCAGATTTTCATGGGACTTTCAGTTACCTTGATGATGTCC TTAAGATAGGAGACAAATTCAAAACACCAGCTAAAGTTGGTCTACCTATTGGTTTCTCCTTGCCTGACTGTTTGTGGGTTGTCAGAGAGGTACAGAATGGCttctctttgaaaaagaaaaccattgagTGGGCTGAAGATATTAAGAAAATCCAAGAAGCCCAGTGGGAAGCAGAGCGCAAGGCTGAGGAAGCAGAAGCTAAAGTGAATTCTAAGAGTGGCCCAGAGGGTGACAGCAAAATGAGCTTCTCCAAGACTCACAGTACAGCCACAATGCCACCTCCTATCAACCCCATCCTTGCCAGCTTACAGCATAACAGCATCCTCACCCCGACTCGGGTCAGCAGCAGTGTCACAAGACAGAAAGTTCTCAGCCCACCCCACACAAAGGCAGATTTCAATCCTGCTGACTTTGAGTGTGAAGAAGACCCGTTTGATAATCTGGAGTTAAAAACTATTGATGAGAAGGAAGAGCTGAGAAACATTCGGGTAAGAACCAGTGGACCCATTATGGCCCAGTTATTGGACAGTAACTTGCCTAGAGGTGGCTCTGGGTCTGTGTTACAGGATGAGGAGGTCCTGGCATCCCTAGATTTCAAGCCTCTTAACAAACCCAACGGCTTTATAACCTTACCACAGTTGGGCAACTGTGAAAAGATGtcactgtcttccaaagtgtccctcccccccatccctgcAGTAAGCAATATCAAGTCCCTGTCCTTCCCCAAACTTGACTCTGATGACAGCAGTCAGAAGACAGCCAAGATGGCAAGCACTTTCCACAGCACATCCTGCCTCTGCAGTGGCACATTCCGGAATTCCCTGAAGCCTTCCACCCAAAGCAGTGCCAGTGAGCTCAATGGGCATCATACTCTTGGGCTTTCAGCTTTGAACTTGGACAGTGGCACAGAGGTGCCAACCCTGACCCATTCCCAGATGCCTTCCCTCTCTGTCTTGTCTGTGTGCACAGAAGAATCATCACCTCCAAATACCTGTCCCAAGGTCACACCTCCTAATTCCTCAATGTCACAAGTGCCCAACACTCCCAGCTGTCCCCAGGCTTATTCTGAACTGCAGACGCTGTCCCCCAGTGAGCGGCAATGTGTGGAGACGGTGATCAACATGGGCTACTCATATGAGTGTGTCTTGAAAGCcatgaagaagaaaggagagaatattGAGCAGATTCTCGACTATCTCTTTGCACATGGACAGCTCTGTGAGAAGGGCTTTGACTCTCTTTTAGTGGAAGAGGCTCTGGAAATGCAGCAGTGTTCAGAGGAAAAGATGATGGAGTTTCTTCAGTTAATGAGCAAATTTAAGGAAATGGGCTTTGAACTGAAAGATATTAAGGAAGTTCTGCTATTACACAACAATGACCAGGACACTGCTTTGGAAGACCTCATGGCTCGGGCGGGAGCCAGCTGA
- the ALDH6A1 gene encoding methylmalonate-semialdehyde dehydrogenase [acylating], mitochondrial, with translation MAAVAAVAAVAAAAAMRARILQVSSKVNSSWHPASSFSSSSVPTVKLFIDGKFIESKSDKWMDIHNPATNEVIGRVPQATKAEMDAAVSSCKRAFPAWADTSILSRQQVLLRYQQLIKENLKEIARLITLEQGKTLADAEGDVFRGLQVVEHACSVTSLMLGETMPSITKDMDLYSYRLPLGVCAGIAPFNFPAMIPLWMFPMAMVCGNTFLMKPSERVPGATILLAKLLQDSGAPDGTLNVIHGQHEAVNFICDHLDIKAISFVGSNQAGEYIFERGSRHGKRVQANMGAKNHGVVMPDANKENTLNQLVGAAFGAAGQRCMALSTAILVGEAKKWLPELVERAKKLRVNSGDQPGADLGPLITPHAKERVCNLIDSGTKEGASILLDGRDIKVKGYENGNFVGPTIISNVKPNMICYKEEIFGPVLLVLETDTLDEAIKIVNDNPYGNGTAIFTTNGATARKYSHLVDVGQVGVNVPIPVPLPMFSFTGSRASFRGDTNFYGKQGIQFYTQLKTVTSQWKEEDASLSSPAVVMPTMGR, from the exons GTTTCTTCCAAGGTGAACTCCAGTTGGCACCCAGCATCCTCCTTCTCTTCATCGTCAGTG ccaaCTGTAAAGCTTTTCATTGATGGGAAATTTATTGAATCCAAAAGTGACAAATGGATGGACATCCACAACCCC GCTACCAATGAGGTCATTGGTCGGGTCCCTCAAGCCACCAAGGCTGAAATGGATGCAGCAGTTTCTTCCTGCAAACGTGCTTTTCCCGCATGGGCAGACACTTCAATATTAAGCCGTCAGCAGGTCCTGCTCCGCTATCAGCAACTCATTAAAGAAAACTTG AAAGAAATTGCCAGATTAATCACGCTGGAACAAGGGAAGACCCTAGCGGATGCCGAAGGAGATGTATTTCGAGGCCTTC AGGTGGTTGAGCATGCCTGCAGTGTGACATCCCTCATGCTGGGAGAGACCATGCCATCCATCACCAAAGACATGGACCTTTATTCCTACCGTCTGCCTCTGGGGGTGTGTGCAGGCATTGCTCCATTCAATTTTCCTGCCATGATCCCCCTTTGGATGTTTCCCATGGCCATGGTATGTGGAAATACCTTCCTAATGAAACCATCAGAGCGAGTCCCTGGAGCAACTATACTTCTTGCCAAGTTGCTTCAGGACTCTGGTGCCCCTGACGGAACACTGAATGTCATCCATGGACAACATGAAG ccGTAAACTTTATTTGTGATCATCTTGATATCAAAGCAATCAGCTTTGTGGGATCCAACCAGGCAGGAGAGTACATCTTTGAGAGAGGGTCAAGACATGGCAAGAGAGTTCAAGCCAATATG GGAGCCAAAAACCATGGGGTAGTCATGCCAGATGCCAATAAGGAAAATACTCTGAACCAGCTGGTTGGGGCAGCATTTGGAGCCGCTGGTCAGCGCTGCATGGCTCTTTCAACAGCGATCCTTGTGGGAGAAGCTAAGAAGTGGCTGCCAGAGCTGGTAGAGCGTGCCAAAAAACTGAGAGTCAATTCAG GAGACCAGCCTGGAGCTGATCTTGGCCCTCTGATCACCCCCCACGCAAAAGAGCGAGTCTGCAATCTGATTGATAGTGGAACAAAGGAAGGAGCTTCCATCCTTCTTGACGGGCGAGATATTAAAGTCAAAGGTTATGAAAATGGGAACTTTGTTGGGCCAACCATCATCTCAAATGTCAAG CCAAATATGATCTGTTACAAAGAGGAGATTTTTGGCCCAGTTCTTTTAGTTCTGGAAACAGACACCTTGGACGAAGCCATCAAGATCGTAAATGACAACCCATACGGAAATGGAACTGCCATCTTCACCACCAATGGAGCCACTGCTCGGAAGTATTCCCACCTGGTAGATGTCGGACAG GTCGGGGTGAATGTGCCCATTCCAGTGCCTTTGCCAATGTTCTCATTCACCGGCTCTCGAGCTTCCTTCAGGGGAGACACCAATTTCTATGGCAAACAG GGCATCCAGTTCTACACTCAGCTAAAAACTGTCACTTCGCAGTGGAAAGAAGAAGATGCTTCTCTTTCCTCACCGGCTGTAGTCATGCCTACCATGGGCCGTTAG